The following are from one region of the Rosistilla carotiformis genome:
- a CDS encoding class I SAM-dependent methyltransferase: MTNPVACLPRHPRPNYWKRVIAVSREWMRNPAQVASVVPSFPFLTRQIAQRCCVHQARRIVDLGPGTGGTTQSLLDNASPHCRVLAIEKTAGFIDPLKSLGDPRLTVAEDDVVGLERILLMHEFSSPDLIVSGIPFSSIDAASASSIVRAIHRTLPVGGTFIAYQLRSHVATYAKPYFGAPTVEYVLLNLPPLRVFTWQKQE, from the coding sequence ATGACGAACCCAGTCGCGTGCCTACCACGCCACCCACGTCCCAATTATTGGAAACGCGTGATCGCGGTTTCGCGAGAATGGATGCGGAACCCGGCGCAAGTCGCTTCGGTCGTTCCTAGCTTCCCATTCCTGACCCGACAGATCGCACAGCGCTGTTGCGTTCATCAAGCGCGACGAATCGTCGACTTAGGGCCTGGAACGGGAGGCACGACGCAAAGTCTGCTGGACAATGCGTCACCACATTGTCGAGTGCTCGCGATCGAGAAGACCGCGGGCTTCATCGATCCGCTAAAATCGCTAGGCGACCCCCGACTGACCGTGGCGGAAGATGATGTTGTTGGTTTGGAACGCATTCTCCTAATGCACGAATTCAGTTCTCCCGACCTGATCGTGTCGGGCATCCCATTTTCATCGATCGACGCGGCCAGTGCCTCATCGATCGTCCGGGCGATTCACCGCACGCTGCCGGTGGGTGGAACCTTCATCGCCTACCAATTGCGAAGCCATGTGGCGACGTATGCGAAACCCTATTTCGGTGCACCCACCGTCGAATATGTGTTACTAAACCTACCGCCGCTTCGCGTCTTTACTTGGCAGAAACAGGAATGA
- a CDS encoding DUF1501 domain-containing protein: MHSINRRESIFRLGTSLGSIAAAAVTFDDARGNGDAAAPLAPKAGHFPAKAKNCIFLMMEGGPSHIDTFDPKPALSKFHLKEFTRKGEQKSAMESGKRYYVESPFRFSKHGESGADMADNWTHLSKLADDLCFYRGCQVDSVNHPTAMYQMNCGNRFGGDPGLGAWVTYGLGSENQNLPGFLVLPEVSYPQGGAANWSNGYLPAFYQGTPLRPKGSPILDLQPPAGVSAARQRANLDFLNKLNADHAAKHPSHEDLNARIESYELAFRMQMEVPDAIDLSGEDAKTLDAYGIGGEATDAFGRKCLLARKMVEKGVRFVQLYNGTWDSHDYIERAHGNLVRGVDQPIAALIQDLKQRGLLESTLIVWCGEFGRTPDNGVRGGVAYGRDHNPNAMTIWMAGGGCNAGHTIGATDELGMTAVENVHHVRDFHCTLLRLLGLDDNKLTYYHAGRFKQLSQFGGKVIDALIA, from the coding sequence ATGCATTCGATCAATCGCCGCGAAAGTATCTTCCGACTGGGAACCTCCCTGGGCAGCATCGCCGCAGCTGCGGTGACTTTCGACGATGCCCGTGGGAACGGCGACGCTGCGGCGCCTCTTGCTCCCAAGGCGGGACATTTTCCGGCGAAGGCAAAGAACTGCATCTTCCTGATGATGGAGGGGGGACCTTCGCACATCGATACCTTCGACCCTAAGCCGGCGCTGAGCAAATTCCACTTGAAGGAATTCACTCGTAAAGGGGAGCAAAAGTCGGCGATGGAGAGCGGCAAACGGTATTACGTCGAGAGTCCATTCCGTTTCAGCAAGCATGGGGAAAGCGGAGCGGATATGGCGGACAACTGGACGCATCTCTCCAAGCTGGCCGATGACTTGTGCTTTTATCGCGGGTGCCAAGTCGACAGCGTGAACCACCCGACGGCAATGTATCAAATGAACTGCGGCAATCGCTTTGGCGGCGATCCCGGACTCGGAGCGTGGGTGACGTATGGGCTGGGCAGCGAAAACCAAAACCTGCCTGGCTTCCTCGTGCTACCCGAAGTGTCGTATCCTCAGGGTGGCGCGGCGAATTGGAGCAACGGATACCTGCCCGCTTTTTATCAGGGGACACCGCTGCGTCCCAAGGGATCGCCGATCCTCGACCTGCAACCGCCGGCTGGAGTCAGCGCCGCGCGGCAGCGGGCGAATCTCGACTTCTTGAACAAACTCAACGCCGACCATGCCGCGAAGCATCCCAGCCACGAGGATCTGAACGCGCGCATCGAAAGCTATGAATTGGCCTTCCGCATGCAGATGGAAGTCCCCGATGCAATCGATCTTTCGGGAGAGGATGCGAAGACGCTGGACGCGTACGGGATCGGTGGCGAGGCGACCGATGCCTTTGGACGCAAGTGCCTGCTGGCTCGCAAGATGGTCGAAAAAGGAGTCCGCTTCGTCCAACTCTACAACGGCACATGGGATAGCCACGACTACATCGAACGGGCCCACGGCAACTTGGTCCGCGGCGTCGACCAACCGATCGCCGCGCTGATCCAGGACTTAAAACAGCGCGGGTTGTTGGAGAGCACATTGATCGTGTGGTGCGGCGAATTCGGTCGGACACCGGACAACGGGGTGCGTGGCGGCGTAGCTTATGGGCGCGACCACAATCCCAACGCGATGACGATTTGGATGGCCGGGGGCGGATGCAATGCCGGACACACAATCGGAGCAACGGACGAACTGGGGATGACTGCCGTCGAAAACGTCCACCATGTCCGCGATTTTCACTGCACCCTGCTGCGACTGCTCGGCTTGGACGACAACAAATTGACTTACTATCACGCCGGGCGTTTTAAACAGCTGAGTCAATTCGGTGGGAAGGTGATCGATGCGTTGATCGCTTGA
- a CDS encoding metal ABC transporter permease — protein MNALQSLTWSLDGWIIVAGCLCALSAALLGNFLVLRKMSMLGDAITHAVLPGLAAAFLLSGNRSSIAMFVGAVIVGVLTALFSEWIRGFGKVDEGASMGVVFTSLFALGLVMIVQAADHVDLDPGCVLYGAIELTPLDLVRFGGLEVPRVVAVLSVVLCINIAFVALFYKELKLSSFDASLATALGFRASLIHYSLMTLVAITAVASFESVGNILVVAMFVVPPAAALMLTDRLSMVILLSSLIAIASGVLGHLSALVVPGWFGFRSTSTSGMMAVATGLLFVVAMLLGPRHGVLVKAVRRQMLSWRILAEDVLAVMFRMEEHRDHVVATEAQLGPRLMAGPFATALLLRMHQGRGNVQPIDAGYRLTKRGRTQARWLVRSHRLWEQYLVDEAGVDTDRLHAKADALEHVTDAVMGDKLNRETRDTKTDPHGSPIPPLEH, from the coding sequence ATGAACGCATTGCAAAGCCTGACGTGGTCACTGGACGGTTGGATCATCGTCGCCGGGTGTCTGTGCGCGCTTTCGGCCGCTTTGCTCGGCAATTTCCTGGTCCTTCGCAAGATGAGCATGCTGGGCGATGCGATCACCCATGCGGTCCTTCCCGGTCTGGCTGCGGCCTTTCTGCTGTCGGGCAATCGCAGCAGCATCGCGATGTTTGTCGGGGCAGTGATCGTCGGCGTGCTGACGGCGCTCTTCAGTGAATGGATTCGAGGGTTTGGCAAAGTCGACGAGGGGGCGTCGATGGGGGTCGTCTTTACTTCGCTGTTTGCGCTCGGTCTGGTGATGATCGTTCAAGCGGCCGATCACGTCGATCTCGATCCGGGCTGCGTGTTATATGGCGCGATCGAACTGACGCCTTTGGATCTTGTCCGTTTCGGCGGCTTGGAAGTCCCACGCGTCGTGGCGGTCTTGAGTGTGGTGCTGTGCATCAACATCGCCTTTGTTGCGCTGTTCTATAAAGAGTTGAAGCTCAGTTCGTTCGACGCGTCGCTTGCGACCGCGTTGGGCTTCCGAGCTTCGTTGATTCACTATTCGCTGATGACATTGGTTGCGATCACCGCCGTAGCCAGTTTTGAGAGCGTGGGCAACATCTTGGTCGTCGCGATGTTTGTCGTTCCGCCCGCAGCGGCGCTGATGTTGACCGATCGGCTGTCGATGGTGATTTTGCTGAGCAGTCTAATCGCGATCGCATCGGGCGTGTTGGGGCATCTTTCGGCGCTGGTCGTTCCCGGTTGGTTTGGTTTCCGCAGCACAAGCACGTCGGGAATGATGGCGGTTGCCACGGGGCTGCTGTTTGTTGTGGCGATGCTGTTGGGGCCGCGGCACGGCGTGTTGGTGAAAGCTGTCCGGCGGCAGATGCTCAGCTGGCGGATCCTGGCGGAAGACGTGTTGGCGGTGATGTTCCGGATGGAAGAGCATCGCGACCATGTCGTGGCGACGGAAGCCCAGTTGGGCCCGCGATTGATGGCCGGTCCGTTCGCGACCGCCCTGTTGTTGCGGATGCATCAGGGGCGTGGCAACGTGCAACCGATCGATGCGGGATACCGATTGACCAAGCGAGGCCGAACCCAAGCGCGGTGGTTGGTCCGCAGTCATCGCTTGTGGGAACAATACCTGGTCGATGAAGCGGGAGTCGACACCGACCGGCTGCACGCCAAGGCGGATGCGTTGGAACATGTGACCGATGCGGTGATGGGGGACAAGTTGAATCGCGAGACCCGCGATACGAAAACCGATCCCCACGGAAGCCCGATCCCGCCGCTGGAACACTAG
- a CDS encoding catalase, with product MAKKANRSSATDSNTGNGGELHQTSQGDGRLTTNQGVAVSDDQNTLAVGPRGPQLLEDFILREKITHFDHERIPERVVHARGYAAHGYFQCYESHGHLTKASFLQDPSVKTPVFCRFSTVAGSEGSHDTARDVRGFSVKFYTDQGNYDLVGNNIPVFFIQDAIKFPDLIHAVKPAPDRGFPQAQSAHDSFWDFVSLTPESMHMLMWIMSDRAIPRSFRMMEGFGVHTFRMINTEGQSNFVKFHWRPKLGTFSLIWDEAVKIGGADPDFHRRDLFNAIAMKQYPEWELSVQVFSEDQASKFDFDVLDPTKLVPEELVPLTPLGKMVLDRNVDNFFSETEQVAFCPSHVVPGIDFSNDPLLQGRLFSYLDTQLSRLGSPNFHQIPVNKPKCPFANFQRDGHMQMDIPQGRVANEPNSLDDGTLREDPRNGFQSHPAEEAGAKLRIRPESFADHYTQARLFYKSMTEPEKRHIAGGFGFELGKCENAKIRTRMLGHLQNVDKGLADKVAVALGMQGQADSIQPAVKVGQPEPSPALSQYAKAPKSLTGKKIGLLTTDGVDAKLYKALLKEAKAEKAIVEVITPTIGTIQASNGDEIKPDHFLSGAPSCLFDCVVIAPSEANASMLSSEAAAVDFIRDAFAHLKVIGFTETASDLFQRASVATDADEGLVELSDGKPQKFVDVAKQHRIWDREPQVRSF from the coding sequence GTGGCAAAAAAAGCTAATCGATCCTCGGCAACCGATTCGAACACCGGCAACGGAGGTGAACTGCATCAGACGAGCCAAGGCGATGGTCGGTTAACGACCAACCAGGGCGTTGCGGTGTCAGATGATCAGAACACGCTGGCTGTTGGGCCGCGCGGTCCGCAATTGCTCGAGGACTTCATTCTGCGAGAGAAGATCACCCACTTCGATCACGAACGGATTCCCGAACGCGTTGTCCACGCCCGTGGGTACGCAGCCCACGGCTACTTTCAATGTTATGAATCGCACGGCCATTTGACGAAGGCATCCTTCCTGCAAGACCCATCGGTGAAGACGCCCGTCTTCTGTCGCTTCTCAACCGTTGCGGGCAGTGAAGGGTCTCACGATACCGCCCGCGACGTTCGCGGGTTCTCCGTCAAATTTTACACCGACCAGGGGAACTACGATCTGGTGGGTAACAACATCCCCGTCTTCTTCATCCAAGATGCCATCAAATTCCCCGACTTGATCCACGCGGTGAAACCGGCCCCGGACCGTGGATTCCCCCAAGCCCAGTCGGCGCACGATTCCTTTTGGGACTTCGTTTCGCTGACACCCGAATCGATGCACATGTTGATGTGGATCATGTCCGACCGAGCGATCCCACGATCGTTTCGAATGATGGAAGGTTTCGGTGTTCATACTTTCCGGATGATCAACACCGAGGGCCAGTCGAATTTTGTCAAATTCCATTGGCGTCCAAAGCTTGGGACGTTTTCATTGATCTGGGACGAAGCGGTCAAGATCGGCGGAGCAGATCCCGATTTCCATCGCCGCGATCTTTTCAATGCGATCGCGATGAAGCAATATCCTGAGTGGGAGTTGTCGGTGCAGGTTTTCAGTGAAGACCAAGCCAGTAAATTTGATTTCGACGTGCTCGACCCGACCAAGCTAGTGCCCGAGGAGCTGGTGCCACTGACTCCGTTGGGCAAGATGGTCTTGGACCGCAACGTCGATAACTTTTTCTCGGAAACCGAACAGGTCGCGTTCTGTCCGTCACACGTTGTCCCCGGCATCGACTTTTCTAACGATCCTTTGCTGCAAGGACGATTGTTCTCCTACTTGGACACCCAGTTGTCGCGATTGGGCAGTCCCAACTTTCACCAGATTCCCGTGAACAAGCCGAAGTGTCCGTTTGCAAACTTCCAACGCGATGGACACATGCAAATGGATATCCCGCAGGGACGGGTCGCTAACGAACCGAACTCCCTCGACGACGGGACGCTACGCGAAGACCCACGGAACGGTTTTCAATCGCATCCAGCGGAAGAGGCGGGCGCGAAGTTGCGGATCCGTCCGGAAAGTTTTGCCGATCACTACACCCAGGCGCGGTTGTTCTACAAGTCGATGACGGAGCCGGAAAAACGCCACATCGCCGGCGGCTTCGGCTTTGAGTTAGGCAAATGCGAGAACGCTAAAATTCGCACTCGGATGCTTGGCCACTTGCAGAACGTCGACAAGGGTCTTGCCGACAAAGTTGCCGTGGCGCTTGGCATGCAAGGGCAAGCCGATTCGATCCAACCCGCCGTCAAGGTCGGCCAACCCGAGCCATCGCCCGCCTTGTCCCAGTATGCCAAAGCACCGAAGAGCTTGACGGGAAAGAAGATCGGTCTGCTGACGACCGACGGCGTCGACGCGAAGTTGTACAAAGCGTTACTCAAGGAAGCCAAAGCGGAAAAGGCGATCGTCGAAGTGATCACACCCACGATCGGCACGATCCAGGCTAGCAATGGCGACGAGATCAAGCCGGATCATTTTCTCTCCGGGGCCCCGTCGTGTCTATTCGACTGTGTCGTGATCGCTCCTTCGGAAGCCAACGCGTCGATGCTTTCTTCGGAAGCCGCCGCCGTCGATTTCATTCGCGATGCGTTTGCTCATCTGAAAGTGATCGGATTTACCGAGACTGCCAGCGATCTATTCCAACGCGCGAGCGTGGCAACGGACGCGGACGAAGGCTTGGTCGAACTGTCCGATGGCAAACCTCAGAAATTTGTGGACGTGGCGAAGCAGCATCGGATCTGGGATCGGGAACCCCAAGTGCGTTCGTTCTAG
- a CDS encoding SDR family oxidoreductase, with product MANKSKSQGESNDETQRPAQSQSHQPGDEHRMSPEPVSVREDYVGSDKLKGKVALITGGDSGIGRSVAILFAHEGANVAIVYLNEDQDAEETKRRVESAGGKCLLIAGDIGDQAFCEAAVAKTAKHFGRLDVLVNNAAEQHPQKELSAIKESQLIKTFRTNLFSMFYCCQAAVPHLRKHRGSSIINTTSVTAYRGSPGLLDYSATKGANVSFTRSLSQNLVDDGIRVNAVAPGPIWTPLIPATFPAEKVAKFGSDAPMGRAGQPFECGGCYVFLASDDASYMTGQVLHPNGGEIING from the coding sequence ATGGCAAACAAGTCAAAATCACAAGGCGAATCCAACGATGAGACACAACGACCCGCTCAATCTCAATCGCACCAACCCGGCGACGAGCACCGCATGTCGCCCGAACCGGTCAGCGTTCGCGAGGATTACGTCGGCAGCGACAAGCTGAAGGGGAAAGTGGCGTTGATTACGGGGGGCGACAGTGGAATCGGCCGCAGCGTGGCGATACTATTCGCACACGAGGGGGCGAATGTGGCGATCGTCTACCTCAACGAAGATCAGGATGCCGAGGAAACGAAGCGTCGGGTCGAAAGTGCAGGGGGCAAGTGCCTGTTGATTGCCGGAGATATCGGCGATCAAGCGTTCTGCGAAGCGGCAGTCGCGAAGACCGCGAAGCATTTCGGTCGGTTGGATGTGCTGGTCAACAACGCAGCCGAACAGCATCCTCAAAAAGAACTGTCCGCAATCAAGGAATCGCAACTGATAAAAACATTTCGAACCAACCTTTTTTCCATGTTTTATTGCTGCCAAGCCGCCGTGCCTCATCTCCGCAAACATCGCGGCAGTTCGATCATCAATACGACTTCGGTGACTGCGTACCGGGGCAGCCCCGGTTTATTGGACTACTCCGCGACCAAAGGGGCGAACGTTAGCTTCACGCGCTCGCTCTCCCAAAACCTGGTCGACGACGGAATCCGAGTGAACGCTGTCGCACCCGGTCCCATCTGGACCCCGCTGATCCCAGCAACCTTTCCCGCGGAGAAAGTCGCCAAGTTTGGCAGCGATGCCCCGATGGGGCGTGCCGGACAACCTTTCGAATGTGGTGGATGCTACGTCTTTCTAGCGAGCGACGATGCGTCTTATATGACCGGGCAAGTGCTGCATCCCAATGGCGGCGAGATCATTAATGGATAG
- a CDS encoding DMT family protein yields MGPVLWKTAGLLVLSNVFMTFAWYAHLKNLESRPWMIAVLASWGIAFFEYLIQVPANRLGYTRLDLGQLKILQEVITLSVFVPFAIFYMHQPLKWDYVWAALCILAAVYFVFRSAS; encoded by the coding sequence ATGGGACCGGTGCTTTGGAAGACAGCGGGCTTGCTTGTTTTGTCGAACGTCTTCATGACGTTCGCTTGGTACGCGCACTTGAAAAATCTTGAGAGTCGACCTTGGATGATCGCGGTCCTTGCGAGTTGGGGGATCGCGTTTTTCGAGTACCTGATTCAAGTTCCAGCGAATCGGCTTGGCTACACCCGATTGGACCTAGGCCAGTTGAAGATCTTGCAGGAAGTGATCACGTTGAGCGTGTTTGTTCCCTTTGCCATCTTCTACATGCATCAGCCGTTGAAATGGGATTACGTGTGGGCAGCACTCTGCATCCTCGCGGCGGTCTACTTTGTCTTCCGATCGGCGTCCTAA